ATCTGGTTTCGGGCCGACATCGCCTGCCGGCAGCAATGAATTCGTGCTGGTGCTGATCCGCGCGATGATCGCCGCCGCCAAGGCCGACGGTCATATCGACAATGCCGAACGCGCCCTCATCATGGACAAGGTCAAGGCCGCCGACGTCAGCGGCGAGGCTGCGGCCTTCATCGAGCATGAACTCGCTTCGCCGACGGATATCGATGCGCTGGTTGCTGCGGCGGTGACTGAAGAACAGCGCGTCGAGCTTTACACCGCCTCGCGGCTCACTATCGAGCCGGATTCGCGTGCCGAGCGCGGTTATCTCGATCTGCTTGCCGGCCGCCTCGGCCTTGCCGACCAGTTGGTGGACCATATCGAGGCGACGGTGTCGTCGGCCAAGACGACCTTGTCACAGTGACATCTAAAGCATGTCGCGCAAAAGTGTGCAGCGGTTTTGCGACAACGACATGCGTTGGAAATAAGGCCTAAAGCGCGACGCGCTTTAGGCCGGTTGCCTTTGCCGGGCGGCTGGCCTATCCACTCTTCGGAAAAGAGGAGTGAACATGCGCGATCTTGCAAATTTCAACGGCTGCCCGGCGCCGAAGCCGGTCACGCTGAAGGGCCGCTTCGTCACCGTCCAGCCCTACCGGCGTGAGGAACATCTCCAGGCGTTATGGGATGGCCTCGGTGGCATGGGCATCAACCCGTTGCTTCTCTATTTCGCGCAGGACGATTTCTCCGGCATCAACGATTTCGCCAACTGGCTGGAAACCGTCTATACCAAGTCCGGCTGGCTCACCCATATCTTCCGCGACAACGCCAGCGGCAAGATTGTCGGCATGGCGAATTACATGCGCGCCGACCCGGCAAACGGCGTCGTCGAGATCGGCGGGGTGGCGCACGGGGCCGAGATGAAGCGGTCGCCGCTGTCGACCGAGGCGCATTACCTGATGGCTAAGCACGTCTTCGAGGATCTCGGCTACCGCCGCTACGAATGGAAATGCGACAATAAGAACGAGGCGAGCAAGACGACGGCTGCGCGTTACGGCTTCAGCTTCGAAGGGGTCTTCCGCCAGCATATGATCTCCAAGCATCGCAACCGCGATACCGCCTGGTTCTCGATGATCGATGCCGAATGGCCGATGATCAACGATGCCTTCGAAGCCTGGCTCTCGCCGGAGAATTTCGACGCCGAGGGCAACCAGATCCGTCGTCTGCAGGACATCCGCGCCGATCTTGAAAAGGAAAGGCTGGTATGAGCCCAGAAAGCCGCTCGCAGGCGACCGCCGCCGGCATTATCCTGCTCAGTGCCGCCTTGGTTATCTATTTCCTGCCGACCATTGTGCTGTGGATTGGCAATTTCTCGCCGACGCTGGCGATCGTCGTCGGCGTCTGCCTGATCATGGCGTTTTTCGCAGTCTTCTGGCTGCGGGCGCGTTACCAGCGCCGCCGGGGAAAGTAGTTTTATCCCTGCAGCGAGGCCCCGAGCAGCAGGGCGCCCATCAGCATGACAAGCACGGCGCCGAGGATTTCGATGGCATTCCCGACCCAGATCGAGGCGGTCGAGCCGCGTCCGGAGAGGCGGACGGCCGCACTCTTGGCCGTGACGGCAAGTGTGGCAAGCAGCGAAACGGTGATCGCCGTGCCGAGCGACATGGCGGCGACCGAAAGCACGCCGCCGAGATAGAGCCCGTTCAGCAGTGAGAAGGTCATGACCAGCAATGCGCCGGAACAGGGGCGCAGACCGACGGCAACGATCGCCGACCAGGCCTCGCGGGCGCTGAACCTGTCGCCGCCGAGCAGGGCCGGATCGGGCACATGGGCATTGCCGCAGGTCTCGCAGACCATGCCGGGAACGAAGGTATGGCCGGCTTCGACAGGCTGCGCCTTGCCGTTGAAGGCATAGGCTTGGCGTTCGGCCGCGTTGTCCTTCCAGTCGAGCATCATGCTGACCGGACCGGCAGGCGTCGCCATCAGCCGGCGGCGCGGCATGTTGCCGACCAGCGAGCGCAGTTTGCGGAACAGCAACCAGCCGCCGAAGAGGATGACCATGACGAAGCTTGCGATCTCCATCGCGTGGGTCGCCGCCGTCAGCGTAATGCCGGTGCCGCGCAGCACCAGCCAGGCGCCGCCGACCAGCGCCACCGCCACCACGCCCTGGACGAAGGCAGAAATGAAGGAAATCACCACGCCGCGCTTCAGCTCGACCTCATTGGCGATCATGTAGGAGGAGATGACCGCCTTGCCGTGGCCGGGGCCGGCGGCATGGAAGACGCCATAGGCGAAGGAGAGGCCGATCAGCGATGCCAACTGCCACGGGTCTTGGCGCATCGCCTTCAAGGCGCCGGTCAGCGCCCGATAGAAGGCCTGCTGCTCATAGTTCACATAGAGCAAAAGCGGCGCGAGCGGCCCGCCTGTCGGCTGGAAGCTCGGCTCCGCCGTACCGATGCCGAGCGGCGATTGCGCATGGGCGAGGCTTGCAGCCGTTACCAGCGCAAGGGTTGCAGCGGAAAGGATGAGGGGCAGGCGTTTCGTCAGCATGTGACCTCCAGCCGGGTGGCGAAGAGTTTGGACATGTTGGTGCCGGTGGGATCGTTGAAGAAGGCGTCTGTCAGCGACTGCTTGTTTTCCGAGATCACTTGGTCGGCATCCGGCCGCACCACCTGATGTTTGCAAGCCTTGAAGCCGTCTCCGACGATCGCCAGCTCGGTGTCGGTGGGAAAATCGATCGAGGTGTAGAGCGTCGGGTCGTAGACGCCGAAGGTGAGCCTGCCCTTGAGCGGCATCTTCTCCACCGGCTTTACCGCAAAGAACATCAGCAGCTGGCCATCCTTGTAGTCGACATGGATGATGTCGGGCTTCTGGACGGTGATGTTCTTCCCGTTGATCGTCAGGTTCATGTAGTAGTCGTAATCGGCAAGAGACTTCTTGACCGTGTTGCCGACCTCGGTCAGTTCGTTCGGCTCCAGCTTCAGGTCGGTGTTCTTGTCGAAATCCATGACCACGGAGGACGAAAAGACCTCGTCGAAGCGCCAGACATTGCGCAGTTCCTCGACACTGCCGTCCTTGCCGGCCACGACTTCGAGGCGCGCTTCCACGAAGATGTGCGGATGCGCAAAGGCGGCGGCCGGCGCCAGCGAAAGAAGCGCGGCCATCAGTATTGTTGAATGTCTCATCTATCCCGCTGCCTTGTTCGCTGCCCCTGACTTCTTGCCAGAAATTGGGACGGAATTGGGACCGGGCTCGGCATCGGCT
The nucleotide sequence above comes from Rhizobium indicum. Encoded proteins:
- a CDS encoding tellurite resistance TerB family protein, producing MFDAKKLLDQFLGSQVPGLGGSVRDRAGDAVQTAKNNPLATGAIAAALLGTKTGRGIAGNALAIGGLAAIAGLGYQAYKNYQAGQAPAAPSDAPSANNPVLLPPPVESGFGPTSPAGSNEFVLVLIRAMIAAAKADGHIDNAERALIMDKVKAADVSGEAAAFIEHELASPTDIDALVAAAVTEEQRVELYTASRLTIEPDSRAERGYLDLLAGRLGLADQLVDHIEATVSSAKTTLSQ
- a CDS encoding GNAT family N-acetyltransferase, producing the protein MRDLANFNGCPAPKPVTLKGRFVTVQPYRREEHLQALWDGLGGMGINPLLLYFAQDDFSGINDFANWLETVYTKSGWLTHIFRDNASGKIVGMANYMRADPANGVVEIGGVAHGAEMKRSPLSTEAHYLMAKHVFEDLGYRRYEWKCDNKNEASKTTAARYGFSFEGVFRQHMISKHRNRDTAWFSMIDAEWPMINDAFEAWLSPENFDAEGNQIRRLQDIRADLEKERLV
- a CDS encoding nickel/cobalt transporter; the encoded protein is MLTKRLPLILSAATLALVTAASLAHAQSPLGIGTAEPSFQPTGGPLAPLLLYVNYEQQAFYRALTGALKAMRQDPWQLASLIGLSFAYGVFHAAGPGHGKAVISSYMIANEVELKRGVVISFISAFVQGVVAVALVGGAWLVLRGTGITLTAATHAMEIASFVMVILFGGWLLFRKLRSLVGNMPRRRLMATPAGPVSMMLDWKDNAAERQAYAFNGKAQPVEAGHTFVPGMVCETCGNAHVPDPALLGGDRFSAREAWSAIVAVGLRPCSGALLVMTFSLLNGLYLGGVLSVAAMSLGTAITVSLLATLAVTAKSAAVRLSGRGSTASIWVGNAIEILGAVLVMLMGALLLGASLQG
- a CDS encoding DUF1007 family protein; amino-acid sequence: MRHSTILMAALLSLAPAAAFAHPHIFVEARLEVVAGKDGSVEELRNVWRFDEVFSSSVVMDFDKNTDLKLEPNELTEVGNTVKKSLADYDYYMNLTINGKNITVQKPDIIHVDYKDGQLLMFFAVKPVEKMPLKGRLTFGVYDPTLYTSIDFPTDTELAIVGDGFKACKHQVVRPDADQVISENKQSLTDAFFNDPTGTNMSKLFATRLEVTC